From a region of the Synechococcus sp. RS9916 genome:
- a CDS encoding ABC transporter substrate-binding protein has product MRFRRFSRIPPLLIAGVLALLVLPLGWIWAQAQQVEQVNILMPAPFADASKPLVEQFNAEQRGKVHLEVIRGPLETEAISDLAISSLLLGDAPFDALLMDLTWLPKYAAAGWLEPLSSWFSDNEIEALAPGSREGNAYNGTLYRWPFVASMGLLYWRTDLMDQPPQTPQQLEAISQKLQAEKRVPWGYVWEGRQYEGLSCVFLELIDGFGGTWLNPSNGLVGLDQPAGIEAAAWLRQLISKGISPQAVTNFAEPEALQSFKVGDAAFMRNWPYAWAELQKSDSQVKGKVGVTTMVAKDPSLSTATLGSWGLALLKGSAHRDAAADAIRFLTSEKAQKQLFLENGYTPTIEALFHDPELVSINPTLPELAEALDHTKSRPETPLYAQLSDVLQRNLSAVLTGEVDAKQGMENATFTTKTIMRSAGDLNE; this is encoded by the coding sequence ATGAGATTCCGCCGGTTCAGTCGGATTCCACCACTGCTGATTGCAGGGGTGCTGGCCCTCTTGGTTCTTCCACTCGGCTGGATCTGGGCCCAGGCTCAACAGGTTGAACAGGTCAATATCCTGATGCCTGCTCCATTTGCGGATGCAAGCAAGCCACTTGTTGAACAATTCAATGCCGAGCAACGCGGCAAGGTGCATTTGGAGGTGATTCGAGGTCCCCTGGAAACCGAAGCAATTTCGGACCTGGCCATCAGCAGCCTGTTGTTGGGAGACGCTCCCTTTGATGCTCTGCTCATGGATCTGACCTGGCTTCCCAAATACGCTGCTGCAGGCTGGCTTGAACCCCTCAGTTCATGGTTTTCAGACAACGAGATTGAGGCGCTGGCACCCGGATCAAGGGAAGGGAATGCCTACAACGGCACGCTGTATCGCTGGCCCTTTGTGGCGAGCATGGGGTTGCTCTACTGGCGGACCGATCTCATGGATCAGCCGCCCCAAACGCCACAGCAGCTCGAGGCGATCAGCCAAAAGCTGCAAGCAGAGAAACGGGTGCCTTGGGGATATGTGTGGGAGGGACGTCAGTACGAGGGGCTCAGTTGCGTCTTTCTCGAGCTGATTGATGGCTTCGGTGGGACCTGGCTCAACCCGAGCAATGGCCTGGTTGGTCTGGATCAGCCGGCAGGGATTGAGGCCGCAGCTTGGTTGCGCCAGCTGATCTCCAAAGGCATTAGCCCACAGGCCGTGACCAATTTCGCCGAGCCAGAAGCACTCCAGAGTTTCAAAGTTGGAGATGCCGCTTTCATGCGCAACTGGCCCTACGCATGGGCCGAGTTGCAAAAGAGCGACAGCCAGGTGAAAGGCAAGGTTGGTGTGACCACCATGGTGGCCAAGGATCCCTCCCTGTCCACAGCCACCCTTGGGAGTTGGGGTTTGGCTCTACTGAAGGGAAGTGCCCATCGTGATGCAGCCGCTGACGCGATTCGTTTCCTCACCTCAGAGAAGGCTCAAAAACAGTTGTTCCTCGAGAACGGCTACACGCCAACCATTGAGGCCTTGTTCCACGACCCAGAGCTGGTGAGCATCAATCCCACGCTTCCGGAACTCGCCGAAGCTCTTGACCACACCAAATCGAGGCCAGAAACCCCCCTTTACGCCCAGCTGAGCGATGTGCTTCAACGCAATCTCAGTGCTGTGTTGACGGGAGAAGTGGATGCCAAACAGGGGATGGAGAACGCCACGTTCACCACCAAAACAATCATGCGATCAGCAGGAGATCTGAACGAATGA
- a CDS encoding ferredoxin family protein yields the protein MAHTFVTDVCEGIADCLDACPVACIQPGKGRNKKGTEFFWIDFDTCIDCGICLQVCPVEGAILAEERPDLQRTP from the coding sequence ATGGCCCACACGTTCGTGACCGATGTCTGCGAAGGCATCGCCGATTGCCTCGATGCTTGCCCTGTGGCTTGTATTCAACCCGGAAAGGGTCGCAACAAAAAGGGCACTGAGTTCTTTTGGATTGATTTCGACACCTGCATCGACTGCGGGATCTGCCTCCAGGTCTGCCCGGTGGAGGGAGCAATCCTTGCTGAAGAGCGTCCGGACCTCCAGCGCACTCCCTGA
- a CDS encoding ATP phosphoribosyltransferase regulatory subunit, with the protein MALQPASGARDLNPQQVEHNKALRERLAEVYRCWGYEEVSPPQVERMETLKAGGGINSADIVRLVADEPLGLRPELTASIARAATTRLAERPRPLRLWSTGTVFESRLSDEGGQRIEEQLHSGVELFGSGQVNGELELLSLLMASLEALELQPGHGARLLVGHAALMELMLAPIDKNLRDQVKEALVSFDRLQLEQLPLPSEQSQRLQQQMDLRGTPEQVLEQQRRLFGPQPVLSQLERLLTHLEPLASRLGVTLQLDPSFQPHFELYDGLVFQLVCQGTSAPVVIARGGRYDRVLKRFGAVGPAAAGLGFSFCLDDIRDLPSAHQPMKTNAERVLVAYGSGASLEAALRRQQELHQQGITAVVELDPVSGQQAAEALVESHQCISLVWVAD; encoded by the coding sequence ATGGCCCTGCAACCAGCCTCGGGCGCACGTGATCTCAACCCCCAGCAGGTCGAGCACAACAAAGCTCTGCGGGAACGCCTTGCGGAGGTGTATCGCTGTTGGGGCTACGAGGAAGTCTCTCCTCCCCAGGTGGAGCGGATGGAGACCCTCAAAGCCGGAGGGGGGATTAACAGCGCAGACATCGTGCGCCTGGTGGCCGATGAACCCCTGGGGCTGCGCCCAGAACTGACGGCCTCGATTGCCAGAGCAGCCACGACCCGACTCGCGGAGCGCCCTCGCCCTCTGCGTTTGTGGTCGACCGGCACCGTGTTTGAAAGTCGGCTCAGTGACGAGGGCGGCCAACGGATTGAGGAACAGCTGCACAGCGGGGTGGAGTTGTTTGGCAGCGGACAGGTGAATGGCGAGTTGGAATTGCTCTCCCTGCTGATGGCCTCCCTGGAGGCTCTTGAGCTCCAGCCGGGTCATGGAGCACGTTTGCTGGTGGGGCATGCGGCTCTGATGGAGCTGATGCTCGCTCCAATCGACAAAAACCTGCGCGATCAGGTCAAGGAAGCACTTGTGTCGTTTGATCGTTTACAGCTCGAACAACTGCCTCTTCCCTCAGAGCAGAGCCAGAGGCTGCAGCAGCAGATGGATTTACGGGGCACCCCCGAGCAGGTGCTCGAACAGCAACGTCGGTTGTTTGGCCCTCAACCGGTATTGAGTCAACTTGAACGTCTCTTGACCCATCTCGAACCCCTCGCGTCGCGGTTGGGTGTCACGCTTCAGCTGGATCCCAGCTTCCAACCTCACTTCGAGCTCTACGACGGCTTGGTGTTCCAGTTGGTGTGTCAAGGCACCTCTGCGCCGGTGGTGATCGCACGCGGTGGTCGTTATGACCGCGTGTTGAAACGCTTTGGTGCCGTGGGACCAGCGGCAGCAGGGCTCGGCTTCAGCTTCTGTCTCGACGACATTCGAGATCTCCCCTCAGCGCATCAACCGATGAAAACCAATGCAGAACGGGTGTTGGTGGCCTATGGGTCGGGAGCCAGCCTCGAAGCAGCTTTAAGGCGCCAGCAGGAACTGCATCAACAAGGCATCACTGCTGTTGTCGAGCTCGATCCTGTTTCAGGACAGCAAGCAGCAGAAGCCCTAGTGGAGAGCCATCAGTGCATCAGCTTGGTCTGGGTGGCTGACTAA
- a CDS encoding peroxiredoxin — protein sequence MNRRDLLLRSLGLGVFFCLPKSAKALGGPAPALNEPAPSFNLEGTRRTEDEIKGWSLEDFAGRWLVLYFYPRDFTSGCTIEAHGFQSLNQDFEQNNASIVGVSADGVEDHASFCSSEALDYLLLSDPDGTVSKAYGSWMAPYSMRHTFLIDPSGVIREQWTGVRPTGHAQEVMNRLKQLQSEASI from the coding sequence ATGAACCGACGTGATTTGCTGCTTCGGTCCCTTGGGCTCGGAGTCTTTTTTTGTCTTCCTAAGAGCGCAAAGGCGTTGGGAGGCCCAGCGCCCGCTCTGAATGAACCTGCTCCAAGCTTCAACCTCGAGGGCACACGACGCACGGAGGATGAAATCAAGGGTTGGAGTTTGGAAGACTTTGCGGGGCGCTGGCTCGTCCTCTATTTCTATCCTCGCGATTTCACGTCTGGCTGCACCATTGAGGCCCATGGATTTCAGAGCCTCAACCAAGACTTTGAACAGAACAATGCATCCATCGTCGGCGTGAGTGCCGATGGTGTCGAAGATCATGCGTCCTTCTGCAGCTCCGAGGCACTCGACTATTTGCTGTTGTCTGACCCGGACGGAACAGTCAGTAAAGCCTATGGCTCCTGGATGGCCCCTTACTCAATGCGCCATACCTTTTTGATTGACCCATCTGGGGTCATCCGTGAGCAGTGGACCGGTGTCAGGCCCACAGGTCATGCCCAAGAGGTGATGAACCGACTGAAGCAGTTGCAGAGCGAAGCATCGATTTGA
- a CDS encoding carbohydrate ABC transporter permease, translating into METTIRRFWILLLLAWSLGPLLWQLYTSFSTDQALVTPLAALDQRWTLAHYRAVLSGNPPFWRYLVNSLVVGACSTVLTLVIATPAAYALTRMRNRITAIAKSLLIAAALFPYVLLFLALLEVARTLHLGNQLFALTIPYAALSQPLAILLLSAAFQDLPVDLEDAARLEGLGLWQRLRWVLIPLIAPATTSTAILVFLFSWNEYPIALTWISDADRLTLPVAMARIAGSSIYSVPYGAYAAATVLGSIPLIALVLIFQRSIVSGLTNGAVKG; encoded by the coding sequence ATGGAAACAACCATCCGTCGGTTCTGGATTCTGTTGTTGCTTGCTTGGTCACTTGGACCACTGCTCTGGCAGCTGTACACCTCATTCAGCACCGATCAGGCGCTGGTGACTCCATTGGCGGCTCTTGATCAACGCTGGACGTTGGCGCACTACCGGGCTGTGCTCTCCGGAAATCCACCCTTCTGGAGATATCTGGTCAACAGCCTGGTGGTTGGTGCCTGCAGCACCGTACTCACCCTCGTCATTGCCACTCCAGCGGCCTATGCCCTCACCCGGATGCGCAATCGAATCACTGCGATTGCTAAGAGTCTCTTGATTGCTGCTGCCCTATTTCCCTATGTGCTCCTCTTCCTGGCCTTGCTGGAAGTTGCACGCACGCTCCATCTCGGCAATCAGCTCTTCGCACTAACCATTCCCTACGCAGCCTTGTCACAGCCCTTGGCGATTCTGTTGCTATCAGCAGCATTTCAGGATCTACCGGTCGATCTTGAAGATGCGGCTCGCCTGGAAGGCCTGGGGTTGTGGCAACGCCTGCGCTGGGTGTTGATCCCCCTGATTGCACCGGCCACCACGAGCACGGCGATTCTTGTGTTTCTATTTTCCTGGAACGAGTATCCAATCGCTTTGACCTGGATCAGCGATGCAGACCGGCTCACCCTGCCGGTCGCCATGGCGCGCATTGCTGGATCATCGATCTACTCGGTGCCCTACGGGGCCTATGCCGCTGCAACGGTTCTGGGGTCCATCCCCCTCATCGCCCTTGTGCTGATCTTTCAACGATCGATCGTTTCGGGGCTCACCAATGGAGCTGTCAA
- the rpmB gene encoding 50S ribosomal protein L28 encodes MSRVCQLTGTRANNGMAVSHSHIRTKKLQQANLQQRRLWWAEGNRWVKLRVTTRALKTIQKKGLGAYARSLGVDLSKF; translated from the coding sequence ATGTCTCGGGTGTGTCAGCTCACCGGTACACGGGCTAACAACGGCATGGCCGTGAGCCACTCCCATATCCGCACCAAGAAACTGCAGCAGGCCAACCTGCAGCAACGACGTCTCTGGTGGGCAGAGGGCAACCGCTGGGTGAAGCTGCGCGTCACCACTCGTGCGCTCAAGACCATCCAAAAGAAGGGTCTTGGTGCCTACGCTCGTTCCCTCGGGGTTGATCTCAGCAAGTTCTGA
- a CDS encoding inositol monophosphatase family protein has protein sequence MPAPATDAVASAAGLNPEALAQLHATARAAADSGAAVLMDHYGHLTNIRSKGRQGDLVTEADEGAEQAVLSLLRDQTPSIGILAEESGSIGPEVGLQWMVDPLDGTTNFAHGYPFFATSIGLCWNGRPLLGAISVPYLKQLYHCCPGVGAFCNDDPIAVSRCDQLQDSLLVTGFAYDRHTRLDNNYAEFCWMTHRTHGVRRGGAAAVDLAFVAAGLLDGYWERGLSPWDLAAGVALVQQAGGIVTAYDGSNFQIRSGKVLAANQALHQQISRELAKISPLEGACFGEPELRHMGS, from the coding sequence ATGCCTGCCCCCGCGACTGATGCGGTTGCTTCTGCAGCGGGTCTCAACCCCGAGGCTCTGGCCCAGCTGCATGCCACAGCCCGGGCTGCTGCGGACTCTGGCGCCGCCGTGCTGATGGACCATTACGGCCATCTCACCAACATCCGCAGCAAGGGACGCCAAGGTGATCTCGTCACCGAAGCCGATGAAGGGGCGGAACAGGCTGTGCTCAGCCTTCTTCGGGATCAGACGCCATCCATCGGCATTCTTGCCGAGGAATCCGGGAGCATCGGGCCCGAGGTGGGCCTGCAGTGGATGGTGGATCCCTTGGATGGAACCACCAACTTCGCCCACGGCTATCCGTTTTTTGCGACGTCGATCGGCTTGTGTTGGAACGGTCGCCCCTTGCTTGGAGCGATCTCTGTTCCTTATCTGAAGCAGCTGTATCACTGCTGTCCCGGTGTTGGCGCCTTCTGCAACGACGACCCGATTGCGGTGTCGCGGTGTGATCAACTCCAAGACTCCTTGCTGGTCACAGGCTTCGCCTATGACCGCCACACCCGACTGGACAACAACTACGCCGAGTTCTGTTGGATGACCCATCGGACCCACGGTGTTCGTCGTGGTGGTGCAGCGGCCGTGGACCTGGCTTTTGTGGCGGCAGGCTTACTGGATGGCTACTGGGAGCGGGGTCTGTCCCCCTGGGACCTCGCCGCTGGTGTGGCTCTTGTCCAACAGGCCGGAGGCATCGTGACCGCCTATGACGGCAGCAATTTTCAAATCAGATCAGGAAAAGTTCTGGCCGCGAACCAAGCTCTGCACCAGCAGATCTCTCGAGAGCTCGCGAAGATTTCTCCACTTGAAGGCGCCTGCTTCGGGGAACCCGAGCTCCGGCACATGGGATCCTGA
- a CDS encoding carbohydrate ABC transporter permease: MIALLLPAAFLLAFVFVGPLLHYGWLSGHADSVLTGLLPVPNQGANWWRLASDERFWQDAAQTLRFAGVSVGAELILALGIALLLDQRWRGRGAVRAMVLIPWALPTTVMALGWRWIFNTPYGPLNQGAALMGFPDLNILANPAITWMATVVGDVWKTTPFAALILLAGLQTIPDDLYEALRLEGANSRTCFLRITLPLLRPYIALALLFRLAQAFGVFDLIQVMTGGGPASSTESLALYAYLNAMRFLDFGYSATVMLGSFLLLLLLCGGSWWLLTRLQRWRWGA; encoded by the coding sequence ATGATTGCCTTACTCCTCCCTGCAGCTTTTCTGTTGGCCTTCGTGTTTGTTGGGCCGCTGCTTCACTACGGCTGGCTCAGCGGCCACGCCGATTCGGTGCTGACGGGTTTGCTTCCGGTGCCCAATCAAGGAGCCAACTGGTGGCGACTGGCCAGTGACGAACGCTTCTGGCAGGACGCAGCCCAGACCCTGCGTTTCGCGGGTGTCTCTGTTGGGGCTGAGCTGATCCTCGCCTTAGGGATTGCCCTATTGCTTGATCAACGCTGGCGAGGGCGGGGGGCTGTTCGCGCCATGGTGTTGATCCCCTGGGCATTGCCAACAACCGTGATGGCCTTGGGGTGGCGATGGATCTTCAACACCCCCTATGGCCCACTGAACCAGGGAGCAGCACTGATGGGATTTCCTGACCTGAATATCCTCGCGAACCCTGCGATCACTTGGATGGCCACCGTTGTCGGTGACGTCTGGAAAACCACGCCGTTCGCAGCGCTCATTCTTCTGGCTGGCCTGCAAACCATTCCTGATGATCTCTATGAGGCACTGCGTCTCGAGGGGGCAAACAGCCGCACCTGTTTTCTGCGGATCACCTTGCCCCTTCTACGCCCCTACATCGCCCTAGCCCTGCTCTTTCGTTTGGCACAGGCCTTCGGTGTCTTTGATCTCATTCAGGTGATGACTGGAGGGGGACCAGCCAGCAGCACTGAGAGCCTCGCTCTCTACGCCTATCTAAACGCGATGCGGTTTCTCGACTTTGGCTATAGCGCCACAGTGATGTTGGGAAGTTTTCTGCTGTTGTTGCTTCTTTGTGGAGGGAGCTGGTGGCTGCTCACAAGGCTGCAGCGTTGGCGGTGGGGAGCTTGA
- the ggpS gene encoding glucosylglycerol-phosphate synthase codes for MTKEEGKSSFILLYHRTPFDEIIDEQGNRSWGDQKSPNGIIPTLRNLFRSHLNGTWIAWRQVEENDTSGDERIAMEEPAPFTLRRIPLEHYQISSFYHVTSKESIWPILHTFPNYFDVNNADWGIFEEVNRRFAEAACREAAKAATVWVHDYNLWLAPGYIRAERPDLKIAFFHHTPFPGNDVFAILPWRREILESLLCCDLVGFHIPRYTENFARAANCLLGAKKGPKRGVNARFLSTGSALTEPSETPWLTYEGRTIQLLSSPVGTSPDVIQDLVSDPEIQALGERIEEDTRKGRKLILSASRVDYTKGNEELLLAFERLLERRADLHGEVVLMLACVSAANGMKIYEDTQRSIEEMAGRINGRFSKMDWVPVRFSTRRIPYEEMVAWFTHADVCWITPLRDGLNLVAKEYAAARKDKSGVLVLSEFTGASVVLDGAVLTNPYSHRRMDEAIELALSMPENEQKRRMRTMTTAVESFTVQDWAEEQMGSLDSFLA; via the coding sequence ATGACGAAAGAAGAAGGTAAAAGCTCATTCATTCTTCTTTATCACCGCACTCCTTTTGACGAAATTATTGACGAGCAGGGCAACCGTTCGTGGGGGGATCAGAAAAGCCCTAATGGAATAATTCCTACCCTACGCAATCTGTTCAGAAGCCATCTGAATGGCACATGGATTGCCTGGCGACAGGTTGAAGAAAATGACACCAGCGGCGATGAACGAATTGCCATGGAGGAACCAGCGCCCTTCACGCTCCGCCGGATTCCTTTAGAGCACTATCAGATTTCAAGCTTCTATCACGTCACATCGAAAGAATCGATCTGGCCAATCCTCCATACATTTCCCAACTATTTCGACGTCAACAATGCCGATTGGGGCATTTTCGAGGAAGTCAATCGCCGTTTTGCCGAAGCAGCTTGTCGCGAAGCCGCCAAGGCCGCCACTGTTTGGGTTCATGACTACAACCTTTGGCTGGCACCCGGATACATCCGTGCGGAACGCCCCGACCTAAAGATCGCATTCTTCCATCACACCCCATTTCCAGGGAATGATGTGTTTGCCATCCTCCCCTGGAGACGAGAGATCCTCGAAAGTCTGTTGTGCTGTGACCTCGTTGGTTTTCATATTCCCCGCTACACGGAAAATTTTGCAAGAGCTGCCAATTGCCTTCTTGGCGCCAAGAAAGGCCCAAAGCGTGGTGTGAATGCACGCTTTCTATCCACCGGTTCTGCACTCACCGAGCCATCGGAGACGCCTTGGCTCACCTATGAAGGGCGCACGATTCAGCTGCTGTCCTCTCCAGTAGGAACCTCGCCTGATGTGATTCAGGATTTGGTTTCTGACCCAGAAATCCAGGCCCTCGGTGAACGGATCGAGGAAGACACCCGAAAGGGGCGAAAGTTAATCCTTTCAGCCAGCCGAGTGGATTACACCAAGGGCAATGAAGAACTGCTTTTGGCGTTTGAACGTTTGCTGGAGCGTCGCGCAGACCTGCACGGCGAAGTCGTATTGATGCTGGCCTGTGTGTCAGCCGCCAATGGGATGAAAATCTACGAAGACACGCAGCGTTCCATTGAAGAAATGGCTGGCCGTATCAACGGCCGATTCAGCAAGATGGATTGGGTACCAGTGCGTTTTTCAACCCGGCGTATTCCCTATGAAGAAATGGTGGCATGGTTCACCCATGCCGACGTGTGCTGGATCACTCCCTTACGGGATGGACTGAATCTTGTGGCGAAGGAATATGCCGCAGCACGCAAAGACAAATCGGGTGTTCTTGTGTTGTCTGAATTCACGGGTGCTTCTGTTGTGCTCGATGGTGCGGTTCTCACCAACCCTTATTCCCATCGGCGCATGGACGAAGCCATCGAACTTGCACTCTCCATGCCAGAAAACGAGCAGAAACGCAGGATGCGCACCATGACCACAGCCGTGGAATCCTTCACTGTTCAGGACTGGGCTGAAGAGCAAATGGGATCTCTTGATTCCTTCCTGGCATGA
- the htpG gene encoding molecular chaperone HtpG — translation MTVLEQGQIQIHTENIFPIIKKAVYSGHEVFLRELVSNAADAISKRRMAAMAGDCSEGEEGKVAIRIDREQKTITISDNGIGMTADEVKRYINQVAFSSAEDFLEKYKQEEDAIIGHFGLGFYSSFMVAREVELVSRSARPDSEAVKWRCDGSPNFSLEGSQRDEAGTDVILHLMEEELEYLEPARLRNLITQYCDFMPVSVELEGETVNKKVAPWRQSARELSDQDYIDLYHYLYPFQGDPLLWVHLNTDYPYTLQGILFFPKASGRADWEKGEIRLYCNQVYVSDSIKEIVPRYLLPLRGVIDSPDIPLNVSRSALQTDRRVRSIGNFVAKKVADRLRSLKQDDPKTYAEAWDALAPFVKIGAMEDEKFADQVSELVLFGTTADASDQPGEEPIAAGEKAYTTLASYRNRQGSDQANRVLYCSDEIAQAGALSLWTGQGAEVLLAETVIDSQFIPWLETKHDELKFQRVDAELDDSLRDDKPEFSDQDGETQSESLRTLIKDALANDKVTIQVQALKGGDEAPAALILLPEQMRRINDIGALMEQRFPGLPDHHVLLVNRRHPLVEGLLKLNAVSVLVGSDASAASPSQQLAGNLARHLYDMARLSVGGLEPNELAGFQTRSTKLLAALMERGI, via the coding sequence ATGACCGTTCTGGAACAAGGTCAGATCCAGATTCATACCGAAAATATTTTCCCGATCATCAAGAAGGCCGTCTATTCAGGCCACGAGGTTTTTCTTCGGGAATTGGTTAGTAACGCAGCCGATGCCATCAGCAAGCGGCGCATGGCGGCGATGGCCGGCGACTGCAGCGAAGGGGAAGAAGGAAAGGTCGCCATACGCATCGATCGTGAGCAGAAAACGATCACCATCAGTGATAACGGCATCGGCATGACCGCCGATGAAGTGAAGCGCTATATCAATCAGGTGGCCTTCTCGAGTGCCGAAGATTTCCTGGAAAAATACAAACAGGAAGAGGACGCCATCATTGGCCATTTTGGCCTTGGCTTCTACTCCAGCTTCATGGTTGCCCGCGAAGTTGAACTGGTCAGTCGATCAGCAAGACCTGACAGTGAGGCTGTGAAGTGGCGCTGTGATGGGTCACCCAATTTCAGCTTGGAAGGGAGCCAGCGCGACGAAGCCGGCACCGATGTGATCCTCCATCTGATGGAGGAGGAACTGGAATATCTCGAACCCGCACGGCTGCGGAACCTGATCACGCAGTATTGCGATTTCATGCCCGTCAGCGTGGAGCTGGAGGGAGAGACTGTCAATAAAAAAGTTGCTCCCTGGCGTCAGTCTGCAAGAGAACTCAGCGATCAGGATTACATCGACCTGTATCACTACCTGTATCCCTTCCAGGGAGACCCACTGCTTTGGGTGCATCTCAACACCGACTACCCCTATACCCTGCAAGGCATTCTCTTTTTCCCAAAAGCGTCCGGACGTGCCGATTGGGAGAAAGGTGAGATCCGTCTCTACTGCAATCAGGTCTACGTCAGCGACTCGATTAAAGAAATCGTTCCCCGCTACCTGCTTCCACTGCGCGGGGTGATTGATTCACCAGATATTCCGCTGAATGTGAGCCGCAGCGCACTGCAAACCGACAGACGCGTGCGTTCCATTGGCAATTTCGTCGCCAAGAAGGTGGCCGATCGCCTGCGCAGCCTGAAGCAAGACGATCCGAAGACCTACGCCGAAGCCTGGGATGCTCTGGCTCCGTTTGTGAAAATCGGTGCGATGGAGGACGAAAAATTTGCTGATCAGGTCAGCGAATTGGTGCTGTTCGGCACCACGGCAGACGCAAGTGATCAGCCTGGCGAGGAACCAATCGCCGCTGGCGAAAAGGCCTACACGACACTCGCCTCTTACCGGAATCGTCAGGGAAGCGATCAGGCCAATCGCGTTCTCTACTGCAGCGATGAGATTGCCCAGGCTGGCGCCTTAAGCCTCTGGACCGGCCAAGGAGCAGAAGTTCTGTTGGCTGAAACCGTGATCGATAGCCAATTCATTCCCTGGCTGGAGACCAAACACGATGAACTCAAATTCCAAAGAGTCGATGCAGAGCTGGATGACAGCCTCCGCGACGACAAACCTGAGTTCAGTGACCAGGATGGCGAGACGCAAAGTGAGAGCCTGCGAACTCTGATCAAGGACGCCCTCGCCAACGACAAGGTCACGATCCAGGTTCAGGCACTCAAGGGTGGTGATGAGGCACCTGCAGCGCTGATCCTTCTGCCAGAACAGATGCGCCGCATCAACGACATCGGTGCCCTGATGGAGCAACGTTTCCCAGGACTCCCAGATCACCACGTGCTGCTGGTGAATCGTCGTCATCCTCTGGTGGAGGGGTTGCTGAAGTTGAACGCGGTCAGCGTTCTGGTGGGAAGCGATGCCAGTGCTGCATCGCCGAGCCAACAGCTCGCGGGGAACCTGGCACGCCATTTGTATGACATGGCACGACTATCGGTCGGCGGTCTGGAACCCAATGAATTAGCTGGTTTTCAGACACGGTCCACCAAACTGTTGGCAGCACTGATGGAGAGAGGGATCTGA
- a CDS encoding 2Fe-2S iron-sulfur cluster-binding protein has product MPRTHRVTIHWRQEQRTITHDVPEGEYILRSFELQGDPLPFSCRNGCCTACAVRVLHGELDQREAMGLSRELRDKGYGLLCVARATAELEAETQDEDEVYELQFGRHFGKGQVTAGLPLDEE; this is encoded by the coding sequence ATGCCACGCACCCATCGGGTGACCATTCACTGGCGTCAGGAGCAGCGCACGATCACCCATGACGTGCCCGAGGGGGAGTACATCCTGCGCAGCTTCGAACTGCAGGGAGATCCGCTTCCGTTCTCTTGCCGCAATGGCTGTTGCACCGCCTGTGCTGTGCGGGTCCTTCATGGGGAGCTCGATCAGCGGGAAGCCATGGGATTGTCCCGTGAGCTGCGCGACAAGGGGTATGGACTGTTGTGTGTGGCCCGGGCAACGGCGGAACTGGAAGCCGAGACCCAAGATGAAGACGAGGTGTACGAACTGCAGTTCGGACGACACTTTGGCAAGGGCCAAGTGACTGCCGGTCTGCCCCTTGATGAGGAATGA